The Beijerinckiaceae bacterium RH AL1 genome has a segment encoding these proteins:
- a CDS encoding protein of unknown function (ID:RHAL1_00052;~source:Prodigal:2.6), which translates to MIDRRHILGAAGALAVTLQPGGVALAQLPAGGQPTAAPRAALTAAWVNFEYAITWERMNTLQDVMTTLVDRKITDITLMLSSSGGDLAAGLSTYNFLRALGIRLTTYNIGNVYSAAMLLYLAGERRVVEPSGQFLIHAPSAGTVIGSLSEAQLGDRVESLKLDTDRLRNLLLERTRIGKEAVQAMTEKTTFLDATKAAQLGIATEVGHLVRPAAAPLVSISQSTYHGPAPAAAATATPAQP; encoded by the coding sequence ATGATCGATCGACGACACATTTTGGGCGCCGCGGGGGCTCTCGCGGTGACGCTGCAGCCCGGCGGCGTGGCGCTGGCGCAGTTGCCGGCCGGCGGCCAGCCGACCGCCGCGCCTCGTGCTGCGCTGACTGCCGCCTGGGTGAACTTCGAGTACGCCATCACGTGGGAGCGGATGAACACGCTCCAGGACGTCATGACCACGCTGGTCGATCGCAAGATCACCGACATCACGCTGATGCTCTCGTCATCGGGCGGAGATCTCGCGGCGGGGCTGAGCACCTACAATTTCCTGCGCGCCCTGGGCATCAGGCTCACGACGTACAACATCGGCAACGTCTATTCGGCCGCGATGCTGCTCTACCTTGCCGGCGAGCGGCGCGTGGTCGAGCCCAGCGGCCAATTCCTGATCCATGCGCCGTCTGCGGGCACCGTGATCGGCTCGCTCTCCGAGGCGCAGCTCGGCGACCGCGTCGAGTCCTTGAAGCTCGACACGGACCGCCTGCGAAACCTGCTGCTCGAGCGCACGCGCATCGGCAAGGAGGCCGTGCAGGCGATGACGGAAAAGACGACCTTCCTCGACGCGACAAAGGCGGCGCAGCTCGGGATCGCAACGGAGGTCGGCCATCTGGTGCGGCCGGCGGCGGCGCCGCTCGTCAGCATCTCCCAGTCGACCTACCACGGGCCGGCCCCGGCCGCCGCGGCAACGGCGACGCCCGCCCAGCCGTGA
- the rbfA gene encoding Ribosome-binding factor A (ID:RHAL1_00054;~source:Prodigal:2.6) — protein sequence MLRVGELIRHALSDLLSRGALNDPVLDGHVVTVPGVRMSPDLKLATAFVMPLGGRDVAPVMEALERNRKALRTEIAHRVAMKFAPDLRFKVDDSFEYGAKIDALLDSPEVKRDLESHEGDDKSE from the coding sequence ATGCTGCGCGTGGGCGAACTGATCCGCCACGCGCTCTCCGACCTTCTCTCGCGCGGCGCGCTCAACGACCCAGTGCTGGACGGCCACGTCGTCACCGTGCCCGGCGTGCGCATGAGCCCCGACCTCAAGCTCGCGACCGCCTTCGTGATGCCGCTCGGCGGCCGCGACGTCGCGCCGGTGATGGAGGCGCTCGAGCGCAACCGCAAGGCGCTGCGCACCGAGATCGCGCATCGCGTCGCGATGAAGTTCGCCCCCGACCTGCGCTTCAAGGTCGACGACAGCTTCGAGTACGGCGCGAAGATCGACGCGCTGCTCGACTCGCCTGAAGTGAAGCGCGATCTCGAGTCGCACGAAGGCGACGACAAAAGCGAATGA
- the proB gene encoding Glutamate 5-kinase (ID:RHAL1_00045;~source:Prodigal:2.6) yields the protein MTAFALPRISDFHRIVVKVGSSLLVDAEGVRRAWLDALAADIAALQDRGAEVMVVSSGAIALGRRVLGLPGGALKLEDSQAAAAVGQIALARTWAEALGAVGITAGQILVTFMDTEERRRYLNARATIARLLAMRAVPVLNENDSVATSEIRFGDNDRLAARIATMASADLLILLSDITGLYTAPPALNPAATLVPVVPRITAEIEAMAGGAASLLSRGGMRTKIEAGKIATTGGTTMLIADGRIAHPVKRLVDGGPCTWFLSPSNPVTARKKWIAGQVEPRGTLHVDAGAAKAIQGGSSLLPAGVKQIDGVFKRGDCVLIRTETGEIGRGLVNYSAEKAALIIGRRSAEIEQVLGAPGRAELIHRDDMVLAGD from the coding sequence ATGACTGCCTTCGCGCTCCCCCGAATCTCCGACTTCCATCGCATCGTCGTGAAGGTCGGCTCGTCGCTGCTCGTTGACGCGGAAGGCGTCCGGCGCGCCTGGCTCGACGCGCTCGCGGCCGACATCGCCGCGCTGCAGGATCGCGGCGCCGAGGTGATGGTCGTTTCCTCCGGCGCCATCGCGCTCGGCCGCCGGGTGCTCGGCCTGCCGGGCGGCGCGCTGAAGCTCGAGGACAGCCAGGCGGCGGCCGCCGTCGGGCAGATCGCCCTCGCCCGCACCTGGGCGGAGGCGCTGGGCGCCGTCGGCATCACCGCCGGGCAGATCCTCGTCACCTTCATGGATACCGAGGAGCGCCGTCGCTACCTCAACGCACGCGCGACCATCGCGCGGCTTCTCGCGATGCGAGCCGTGCCCGTCCTCAACGAGAACGACAGCGTCGCGACGTCCGAGATCCGCTTCGGCGACAACGACCGGCTCGCCGCGCGCATCGCCACGATGGCGTCGGCGGACCTTCTCATCCTGCTCTCCGACATCACCGGGCTCTACACGGCGCCGCCGGCGCTGAACCCCGCTGCGACGCTGGTGCCCGTGGTACCGCGCATCACCGCCGAGATCGAGGCGATGGCCGGCGGCGCCGCCTCGCTACTGTCGCGCGGCGGCATGCGCACCAAGATCGAGGCCGGAAAGATCGCGACGACGGGCGGCACCACGATGCTGATCGCCGACGGCCGCATCGCACATCCCGTCAAGCGGCTGGTCGACGGCGGCCCCTGCACCTGGTTTCTCTCGCCCTCGAACCCCGTCACAGCGCGGAAGAAGTGGATTGCGGGTCAGGTCGAGCCGCGCGGCACGCTCCACGTCGACGCCGGCGCCGCCAAGGCGATCCAGGGCGGCAGCTCGCTGCTGCCGGCGGGCGTGAAGCAGATCGACGGTGTGTTCAAGCGCGGCGACTGCGTGCTGATCCGCACCGAAACCGGCGAGATCGGGCGCGGGCTCGTGAACTATTCCGCCGAGAAGGCGGCACTCATCATCGGGCGCCGCTCGGCCGAGATCGAGCAGGTGCTCGGTGCCCCAGGCCGGGCCGAGCTGATCCACCGTGACGACATGGTGCTGGCGGGAGACTGA
- the rpmB gene encoding 50S ribosomal protein L28 (ID:RHAL1_00050;~source:Prodigal:2.6): MSRRCELTGKAVQAGNVVSHSNRKTRTRFLPNLCNVTLASETLERSIRVRVAAASLRSVEHRGGLDAFLIKARDEELSPNMRIIKREIAKKRAAAASA; this comes from the coding sequence ATGTCGCGCCGTTGCGAATTGACCGGCAAGGCCGTCCAGGCCGGCAACGTGGTCAGCCACTCCAACCGGAAGACGCGTACGCGCTTCCTGCCGAACCTCTGCAACGTGACGCTCGCGTCCGAGACGCTCGAGCGCTCCATCCGCGTGCGCGTCGCTGCGGCCTCGCTGCGCTCCGTGGAGCATCGCGGCGGCCTCGATGCGTTCCTGATCAAAGCGCGCGACGAGGAGCTGTCGCCGAACATGCGCATCATCAAGCGCGAGATCGCCAAGAAGCGCGCGGCGGCCGCCTCCGCGTAA
- the mog gene encoding Molybdopterin adenylyltransferase (ID:RHAL1_00047;~source:Prodigal:2.6), translating into MNDAPRAARIGVVTASDRASAGVYKDESGPAIEAYLRRTLTSEFTVLRRIVPDGFESVRDTLIALVDDEGCDLVLTTGGTGPSARDLTPEATLAAAPRVYSGFGELMRQVSLREVPTAILSRQIAAQRGACLIVNLPGKPGSIVTCLDAVFPAIPYCLDVMGAARLETNPSEIIAFRPKGA; encoded by the coding sequence GTGAACGACGCGCCACGGGCCGCTCGCATAGGCGTCGTCACGGCGTCCGACCGCGCCAGCGCTGGGGTTTATAAAGACGAAAGCGGCCCGGCGATCGAGGCGTATCTCCGCCGCACGCTGACCAGCGAGTTCACGGTGCTGCGCAGGATCGTGCCGGATGGGTTCGAGAGCGTGCGCGACACGCTGATCGCGCTGGTCGACGACGAGGGTTGCGACCTCGTGCTGACGACGGGGGGCACCGGCCCATCGGCGCGCGACCTCACGCCCGAGGCGACACTTGCCGCCGCGCCGCGCGTCTACTCCGGCTTCGGCGAGCTGATGCGGCAGGTGAGCCTGCGCGAGGTGCCGACCGCGATCCTGTCGCGGCAGATCGCGGCGCAGCGCGGCGCCTGCCTGATCGTCAATCTGCCCGGCAAGCCCGGCTCGATCGTCACCTGTCTCGACGCGGTCTTTCCGGCGATCCCCTACTGCCTCGACGTGATGGGCGCGGCGCGACTCGAGACAAACCCGAGCGAGATCATCGCCTTCCGCCCCAAGGGCGCGTGA
- a CDS encoding Head assembly protein (ID:RHAL1_00051;~source:Prodigal:2.6) — MRRLRLAIPIALGLFAAPALAADGDVDEATKAAIQHIITGQLDALEHEDGDKAESFAADGIRQKFPNGPAFLAMVHQHYAALIHPKRTTFGAVDASPHGPLQTVTVVAADGTIWTAIYSFEQTGGAWRITGCSLRKIEGEQEI, encoded by the coding sequence ATGCGCAGGCTTCGTCTCGCGATCCCCATCGCGCTTGGTCTCTTCGCGGCGCCCGCCTTGGCGGCGGATGGCGACGTCGACGAGGCGACGAAAGCGGCGATCCAGCACATCATCACCGGGCAGCTCGACGCGCTGGAGCACGAGGACGGCGACAAGGCCGAGTCCTTCGCGGCCGACGGCATCCGCCAGAAGTTTCCCAACGGCCCCGCGTTTCTGGCGATGGTGCACCAGCACTACGCCGCGCTGATCCACCCGAAGCGCACGACCTTCGGCGCGGTCGACGCCTCGCCGCATGGGCCGCTGCAGACCGTGACGGTAGTCGCTGCCGACGGCACGATCTGGACCGCGATCTACTCCTTCGAGCAGACCGGCGGCGCCTGGCGCATCACCGGCTGCAGCCTGCGGAAGATCGAGGGCGAGCAGGAGATATGA
- the yciF gene encoding Protein YciF (ID:RHAL1_00046;~source:Prodigal:2.6), protein MAKEKNLHDAFYETLKDVYYAEKQSVKACKKSAKSAQAPELKSAFEEHAEMSTHQVERLEQVFELIGKAPRAKTCEAMSGIVSEMEEDLEEFGGTSAGDAVLIGCAQAVEHYEIARYGMLKTWAQHLGLKDAVKLLGQTLEEEKATDAKLTKVAESLNAEAAA, encoded by the coding sequence ATGGCCAAGGAAAAGAACCTTCACGACGCCTTCTACGAGACGCTGAAGGACGTCTATTACGCCGAAAAGCAGTCGGTGAAAGCCTGCAAGAAATCGGCGAAGAGCGCTCAGGCGCCCGAGCTCAAGTCGGCGTTCGAGGAGCATGCCGAGATGAGCACGCACCAGGTCGAGCGGCTGGAGCAGGTGTTCGAGCTGATCGGCAAGGCGCCGCGTGCCAAGACCTGCGAGGCGATGTCTGGCATCGTGTCGGAGATGGAGGAAGACCTCGAGGAGTTCGGCGGCACCTCGGCGGGCGATGCCGTGCTGATCGGCTGCGCGCAGGCGGTCGAGCACTACGAGATCGCCCGCTACGGCATGCTCAAGACCTGGGCGCAGCACCTCGGGCTCAAGGATGCGGTCAAGCTGCTCGGCCAGACGCTCGAGGAAGAGAAGGCGACCGACGCCAAGCTCACCAAGGTCGCCGAGTCGCTCAACGCCGAAGCCGCCGCCTGA
- the truB gene encoding tRNA pseudouridine synthase B (ID:RHAL1_00053;~source:Prodigal:2.6), giving the protein MSEPLAPKPQQPRSKRVEVNGWVVLDKPVGVTSTHAVSRLKRIYNGKKAGHAGTLDPLASGILPVAFGEATKTVPFVQDGEKGYRFTVTWGAETDTDDSDGTVVATSDKRPARDEIEALLPRFIGTILQTPPAYSAIKIAGERAYDLARGGATVELRPREVTIDALEIVSSDGDSTVFETRCGKGTYVRAIARDLGRALGCHGHVTALRRTRVGPFHEADAVPLGALETPEVAAASLRRVEAGLSELTRILVDRSDATRLRRGQAMILRGADAPVDGQAYAACSGVVVAVGAIEGGELVPARVFNLPY; this is encoded by the coding sequence ATGAGCGAGCCCCTTGCACCGAAGCCCCAGCAGCCGCGCTCCAAGCGCGTCGAGGTCAACGGCTGGGTCGTGCTCGACAAGCCCGTCGGCGTGACGTCGACGCATGCCGTGTCGCGCCTGAAGCGCATCTACAACGGCAAGAAGGCCGGCCACGCCGGCACGCTCGACCCGCTGGCCTCCGGCATCCTGCCCGTCGCGTTCGGCGAGGCGACGAAGACCGTGCCCTTTGTGCAGGACGGCGAGAAAGGCTACCGCTTCACCGTCACCTGGGGCGCCGAGACCGACACCGACGATTCCGACGGCACAGTCGTCGCGACCTCGGACAAGCGGCCGGCACGCGACGAGATCGAGGCGCTGCTGCCGCGCTTCATCGGCACCATCCTTCAGACGCCGCCCGCCTATTCGGCGATCAAGATCGCCGGCGAGCGCGCCTACGACCTCGCCCGCGGCGGCGCGACCGTGGAGCTGCGACCGCGCGAGGTGACGATCGACGCCCTCGAGATCGTGTCGTCGGACGGCGACAGCACCGTCTTCGAGACGCGCTGCGGCAAGGGCACCTACGTCCGCGCCATCGCTCGCGACCTCGGCCGCGCGCTCGGCTGCCACGGCCACGTGACCGCGCTACGCCGGACGCGGGTGGGCCCCTTCCACGAAGCCGATGCCGTGCCGCTCGGCGCCCTCGAGACGCCGGAGGTCGCGGCAGCCTCCTTGCGACGGGTCGAGGCGGGCCTGAGCGAGCTGACCCGCATCCTGGTCGACCGCTCCGATGCGACGCGGCTGCGGCGCGGCCAGGCGATGATCCTGCGCGGCGCCGATGCGCCCGTGGACGGGCAGGCCTACGCCGCCTGCTCGGGCGTCGTCGTAGCCGTCGGCGCGATCGAAGGCGGCGAGCTGGTACCGGCGCGGGTTTTCAACCTGCCCTACTGA
- a CDS encoding hypothetical protein (ID:RHAL1_00044;~conserved protein of unknown function;~source:Prodigal:2.6): MKLEGGCFCGAVRYVAEGEPAMKGQCHCRQCQHFAGGGPNIFIAMPAAGFSYTKGKPSAFARDDAPVFKAEREFCPTCGVQLVTKAEPMPEVIFIKVGTLDDPAAFEGPHLAIFASDKQAFHQIPEGLPTFDKMPPM; encoded by the coding sequence ATGAAGCTGGAAGGCGGATGCTTCTGCGGGGCGGTGCGCTACGTCGCCGAAGGCGAGCCGGCGATGAAGGGGCAGTGTCACTGCCGCCAGTGCCAGCATTTCGCCGGTGGCGGGCCCAACATCTTCATTGCGATGCCAGCGGCGGGCTTCAGCTACACGAAGGGCAAGCCGAGCGCGTTCGCGCGCGACGATGCCCCGGTCTTCAAGGCAGAGCGCGAGTTCTGCCCAACCTGCGGCGTGCAGCTCGTCACCAAGGCCGAGCCGATGCCCGAGGTGATCTTCATCAAGGTCGGCACGCTCGACGACCCGGCTGCGTTCGAGGGCCCGCATCTCGCGATCTTCGCGAGCGACAAGCAGGCCTTCCACCAGATCCCGGAAGGGCTCCCGACCTTCGACAAGATGCCGCCGATGTGA
- a CDS encoding hypothetical protein (ID:RHAL1_00048;~conserved protein of unknown function;~source:Prodigal:2.6), producing MNGYLIARFDMTDPENAPAAYKKYAEAAGPAYAEAGARFLVRGGKAQLMEGEMRTRNVVIEFPTLADAYACYQSETYQAARQHRVPVAEGEVVIVEGAVKARPAQSGGKGYWIARYDVRDMTEYKKYLEAGASAFAEHEALFLVRGGPHQAMEGQARERNVVIEFPSVQHALDCYNSDTYQKAREHRLPVSVGDIVIVEGVA from the coding sequence ATGAACGGCTACCTCATCGCCCGCTTCGACATGACCGACCCCGAGAACGCGCCGGCCGCCTACAAGAAGTACGCCGAGGCGGCGGGGCCGGCCTATGCCGAGGCCGGCGCTCGCTTCCTCGTGCGCGGCGGCAAGGCACAGCTGATGGAAGGCGAGATGCGCACGCGCAACGTCGTCATCGAGTTCCCGACGCTCGCGGACGCCTATGCCTGCTACCAGTCCGAGACCTACCAGGCCGCGCGCCAGCACCGCGTGCCGGTCGCCGAAGGCGAGGTCGTCATCGTCGAGGGCGCGGTGAAGGCGCGACCGGCCCAGTCGGGCGGCAAGGGCTACTGGATCGCCCGCTACGACGTGCGCGACATGACCGAGTACAAAAAATATCTCGAAGCGGGCGCTTCGGCCTTCGCGGAGCACGAGGCGCTCTTCCTGGTACGCGGCGGCCCGCATCAGGCGATGGAAGGCCAGGCGCGCGAGCGCAACGTCGTGATCGAGTTCCCCAGCGTGCAGCACGCGCTCGACTGCTACAACTCCGACACCTATCAGAAGGCGCGCGAGCACCGGCTGCCCGTCTCGGTCGGCGACATCGTCATCGTCGAGGGTGTCGCGTGA
- a CDS encoding hypothetical protein (ID:RHAL1_00049;~conserved protein of unknown function;~source:Prodigal:2.6), giving the protein MLLLTDDAGEGQRLQRALGAAQACEVVALDDALKHKPEHSAIACLASFDPETTEQLREALSHHRTDPRIPVLFLMRDSSLYASTQAEALGATALLPSDASDDQIIAAARRMAEVVVDPAPQTARTESVLEADVAEIGAALVELMQAAKENRQIPLGLLDQGAERLVTSMRRTGIRQWLDFVRRHDDLTYQHCLLVAGLVAGFASRLGIAPGSQKMLAQAALVHDIGKASIPRHILHKTGLLSADEMALIRRHPADGHALLTGQRGIDARVLAVVRHHHEYLDGSGYPDRLRASQIPDFVRLVTVCDIYAALVERRTYKPPIAPAQAQAMLVAMGGKLDQGLVAAFGRLVAEM; this is encoded by the coding sequence GTGCTGCTGCTGACGGACGATGCCGGGGAAGGCCAGCGGCTGCAGCGTGCGCTCGGCGCAGCCCAGGCCTGCGAGGTGGTCGCCCTCGACGACGCTCTCAAGCACAAGCCCGAGCATTCGGCCATCGCCTGTCTCGCCTCCTTCGATCCGGAGACCACCGAGCAGCTGCGCGAGGCGCTGAGCCATCATCGCACCGACCCGCGCATTCCCGTCCTCTTCCTGATGCGGGATTCGAGCCTGTACGCCTCGACCCAGGCCGAGGCGCTTGGCGCGACCGCGCTCCTGCCGAGCGACGCCTCCGACGACCAGATCATCGCCGCCGCACGACGCATGGCGGAGGTCGTGGTGGACCCGGCGCCGCAGACCGCGCGCACGGAAAGCGTTCTCGAGGCGGACGTCGCGGAGATCGGCGCCGCGCTCGTCGAGCTCATGCAGGCGGCGAAGGAGAACCGGCAGATCCCGCTCGGGCTGCTCGACCAGGGCGCGGAGCGGCTCGTCACCTCGATGCGGCGCACCGGCATCCGCCAGTGGCTCGACTTCGTGCGCCGCCACGACGACCTCACGTACCAGCATTGCCTCCTGGTAGCCGGGCTCGTCGCCGGCTTCGCGTCACGCCTCGGCATTGCGCCCGGCAGCCAGAAGATGCTGGCGCAGGCCGCCCTCGTCCACGACATCGGCAAGGCGTCGATCCCGCGTCACATCCTGCACAAGACGGGGCTGCTGTCGGCAGACGAGATGGCGCTCATCAGGCGCCATCCCGCCGACGGCCACGCCCTGTTGACCGGCCAGCGCGGCATCGACGCCCGCGTGCTCGCCGTCGTGCGCCACCATCACGAATATCTCGACGGGTCGGGCTATCCCGATCGCCTGCGCGCGTCGCAGATCCCGGATTTCGTGCGGCTGGTGACCGTCTGCGACATCTATGCGGCGCTGGTCGAGCGGCGGACCTACAAGCCGCCGATCGCCCCGGCGCAGGCGCAGGCCATGCTCGTCGCGATGGGCGGCAAGCTCGACCAGGGGCTCGTTGCGGCGTTCGGTCGGCTCGTCGCCGAAATGTAG